The genome window AGGAAATTGGGTAACGGGTAATGTCGTTAACGCCAACAATCCAAGCAGTAAAATCACCACTGAGATCACCGCCGAAAGCAGTGGCCTTTTTATGAAGGTATTAAACATAGTTTAGTTTGATTTTGAATAGAAATGCGAGCTTACCCGGTTGGCGTAAGCACATCACATACCTTACCAGCCAAGCCATCTGGCTCAAGCCGATATTGCTGAAAATCCATTCTGAGGAAACCGGTCAAACCAGGTTTGACCGGTACGATAGCTTTTTATTTTGCCGCAGTTAACGCGAGAACGCTATCAGCTGAAAGGGGTTTTGGCGTGATCTCCATCCCATCCCGGATGTTCTGAATGCCTTCATAGACCACCGTTTCGCCGGGCTCCAGGCCAGAGCTAACCAGGTAAAACTGGTCAATGCGGCTTTGGGGAATGAAGCTCTTCATTTTGACTTTATTCGAGTCATCAACGACAAAGACGTAATTCTTGTCCTGGATTTCGAAAACGGCTTTCTGGGGTACCAGAACGGCGTCCGTAACGGCGCTGGCTAAGCGAACTTTCCCGGTGGCACCGTGTTTGAGGAGCTTATCGGGATTTGGAAAACGAGCCCGGAAAGCAATGGTGCCGGAGTTGCCTTCGAACACGGTTTCCATGGTTTCAATTTTTCCTTTATGCGAATAAGACGAATTATCGGCGAGAAGCAAATCAACCTCCTGGCTGCGGTGGCCGGGTTGCTGGCGTCTTTTTTTGATGTATTCCAGGTACTCTTTCTCCGAAACATCGAAATAGGCGTATACTTCTTTAGTATCTGAAACCGTAGTCAGCAGGGCACCTTCTTCGATTAGGCTACCCATTTTAAAGGGAATTCGGTTGATCACGCCATCGAAAGGAGCGCGGATGTTAGCGTGCGATAAGCGAAGCGAAGCGTTGGTTTGTACCGATTGGGCTTCTTCAATGGCCGCTTTGGCCGCATCCAGTTTGGCTTTGGCCAGCTCCATTTCGGAAGCAGAAATGATTTTCTTATCGACCAGTAGCCGCACGCGACCCAGTTCCAGCTCAGCCGTTTTTGCCTCGGCTACGGCGCTTTTCAAGTTGGCTTTTGCTTTGGCTAATTCAGCCTGGTATTCGCCTTCATTGATGCGGAAAAGAAGCTGTCCTTTCTTCACCGACTGTCCTTCATCGACAAAAACTTTATCTAAAAAGCCAGCAACCCGGGCACGGATTTCTACATTCCGAATGGCTTCCAGGTCACCAACGTATTCCCGTTGCAGGGTCGTTGCCTGCTCGGTAAGTTCAATGACTGGAAAGGCCTGTTTTTCAGTGGATTCTTTTTCTTTTTCCTGAGTTGTGCAACTGGCAAGTAACGTGCTGATGGCAAGCACCGTTATACTTGGGAAATTTCTCATAATTAAGGCTACTAGAGTAAGAGATTCTTTTATTGATGGATGCCCCTATTTTGGGTTTTCACGGATCGACAATTCATAGCATTATACGACTACAAATGCGATGCATTCGTAGCTGCTAGAACTGCCGTATAACCAGAATGAATGGACAGCATTCCTGCTGGAATCTGTACCAATACGAAAGAGGTTTTGTTGTAATCGAGCTTATAGCTGCTTATCCCGCGTCAATGGCGTGATGGACAGGCAGAGTAAAAGGAGGTCAGGCTTTGGGAGGGGGAGGCGTAATCTCCTCAATGTGCGTCAATACACGAATCAGGCTGAACGTAGCCGGATTGGTGACCAGATGCCAGGAAATCGGTACTACTGTAAAAACAAAAGGCTGCGAAAAAATATAATCGGATTCAACCTGCGTCAGATGCGATTCTTTATTGGAGTTATCGTGCTCAGGAAAGGCA of Tellurirhabdus bombi contains these proteins:
- a CDS encoding efflux RND transporter periplasmic adaptor subunit, coding for MRNFPSITVLAISTLLASCTTQEKEKESTEKQAFPVIELTEQATTLQREYVGDLEAIRNVEIRARVAGFLDKVFVDEGQSVKKGQLLFRINEGEYQAELAKAKANLKSAVAEAKTAELELGRVRLLVDKKIISASEMELAKAKLDAAKAAIEEAQSVQTNASLRLSHANIRAPFDGVINRIPFKMGSLIEEGALLTTVSDTKEVYAYFDVSEKEYLEYIKKRRQQPGHRSQEVDLLLADNSSYSHKGKIETMETVFEGNSGTIAFRARFPNPDKLLKHGATGKVRLASAVTDAVLVPQKAVFEIQDKNYVFVVDDSNKVKMKSFIPQSRIDQFYLVSSGLEPGETVVYEGIQNIRDGMEITPKPLSADSVLALTAAK